The DNA sequence ATCGTCCAAACGCGAAGGCTGTAGAAAAAGCACATGAGGAGGCGGCGAAAGGCGTTTGGCGAGCGACGAGACAGCCCCCTCGGAGACCGCGCACACGCCGCACAGGGCCTGTGCGACGATCAGCGAGGGGCGAAGGTCCGCGATGAGTTTTTCATCCAGATCGTAGAGCGGCTCTCCGGCGTGCGCACATTCGCGTACGAACCGATCGATCTCCGCGCTCGTGGCCCCGGCCGGTAGCCGGGAACGTGTCACGCGGGGGTATTGCGCGACCCACGCCGGATGGTCGCATTCATGCGAGACGCCAACGAGAGCATGGGCCAATCCGATCGCGCACACCATTTCCGTTGCGGCGGGGAACAGCGTCACAATTCGGGCAGTATCCGTCATCTTGCCGATCCTGCTCATCTCCACAGCACACTCATTTCGGACAAGCGCCCGGACTTCAAGGGCCTGGGGTCTTCCCGCTGAGTTGTCTATTTGCGGCATCTACAGAATTTGACTCGGCCTGGATGTTTTTGCCGAGTCTGTAATTTCCATGGCATGGAAATGGCGGCGAAAATTTTTCCATGGCATGGAAACAGTGGAGGAAATTTTTTCCATGGCATGGAAAAGCTGTGCGAAAATTTTCCATGCCATGGAAAATCGGGACGAAAATTTTCCATCGCATGGAAGCGCGCCGGCCATGCGGCACCGAATTCCGGAAGGCGTGAATCGAAAAGGCGGGACGCGGCGCCGCGGGTCCGATATGATCCTCGCTCGTGACAGCGCTTGCGCGGCTTCATCGGGCGCCAGGGGCGATGGCGCCGCGCGGCTGCGTCGACCCGGAGGAAATCAGCCATGAGCCACGGGAAAGGATTGGAAGGAGTCATCGCGGGAACGACGGCCATCTCCGAGATTCATGATGGAGTCGGTGGGATCCGGTATCGAGGGTACGAGCTGAGCGAACTGTGCGAACGGTCAACCTTTGAAGAGGTGGCGTTTCTATTGCTGCACGGCCGGCTGCCCGACCGCGCGGAGTTGAGTGCGTTCCGGCAGACGCTGGTCAACCTTCGGGCGCTCCCGGAGCGCATGCGCCTGCTGCTCGAACAGTTGCCCGCGGACGCGCATCCGATGGATGTGTTGCGGACTAGTGTCTCGGCGATGGGCTGCTTCGAGCCCGAGAGCCGCTTTCGGGACCAGTTTGCGGTAGCGTACCAGCTTATCGCGAGCCTGGGCTGCTGCGTCGTGTACTGGTGGATCTACCACCGGCAGGGCCGCCGCATCGATACGCGGATCGGCGATGACACGATCGCGGGAAATTTCCTGCAGACGTTGCTCAACCGGACGCCCGACCGGGCGCGCCTGCGCGCGCTCGACGTTTCGCTGATCATCTATGCCGAGCACGAATTCAACACCTCCGCTTTTGCCGCCCGAGTGATCGCGTCCACGCTGTCGGACTTTCATTCGGCCAT is a window from the Kiritimatiellia bacterium genome containing:
- a CDS encoding 2-methylcitrate synthase (catalyzes the synthesis of 2-methylcitrate from propionyl-CoA and oxaloacetate; also catalyzes the condensation of oxaloacetate with acetyl-CoA but with a lower specificity); amino-acid sequence: MSHGKGLEGVIAGTTAISEIHDGVGGIRYRGYELSELCERSTFEEVAFLLLHGRLPDRAELSAFRQTLVNLRALPERMRLLLEQLPADAHPMDVLRTSVSAMGCFEPESRFRDQFAVAYQLIASLGCCVVYWWIYHRQGRRIDTRIGDDTIAGNFLQTLLNRTPDRARLRALDVSLIIYAEHEFNTSAFAARVIASTLSDFHSAIAGAIGALKGPLHGGANQAAMELLARFRTPEEAEAGIREMLGRGEKIMGFGHPVYKHRADPRGDLIKPWAVQLASESEEGRRMLAVAERIERVMRSAGKPGPNVDFYTAIVYEQIGIPAPLATVLFALARTVGWSAHILEQRADNQIIRPSARYVGPAPRPYPG